A single region of the Armatimonadota bacterium genome encodes:
- the kdnA gene encoding 8-amino-3,8-dideoxy-alpha-D-manno-octulosonate transaminase encodes MYRIGQEEVEEVRKVLLSGHLFRVGAGVEGHLHEVDQFEREWAQTIGTEYALCMAGGGTAALICGLVGMGIGPGDEVIVPGYTWMATATSVLAVGAIPVIAEVDETLALDPEDVRRKITPNTRAMIPVHMVGRPANLQALLDIAREHGLMVLEDCCQADGGSYRGKRLGSWGDAGAFSFNYFKIISCGEGGALTTNDRTLYERALVFHDGGAAFRPYAKELGIPIFVGIQLRADEVMGAILRVQLRRLDGILSDLRRIRKRFEGELADVPGLRLAPNNDPEGDCGVVVAFQFDSEADARAFAQQADGWLPIDSGKHVYSNWEPLLQKRILHHPDMNPFNHPRNQGLRAEYTPDMCPRTLDVLRRTVFLSLHPDWSEDEVTKRIEACRKAVKEAALV; translated from the coding sequence AGCGGGCACCTATTCCGTGTGGGCGCAGGGGTAGAAGGGCACCTGCACGAAGTGGACCAGTTTGAGCGCGAGTGGGCACAGACCATCGGCACAGAGTATGCGCTGTGCATGGCAGGGGGAGGCACCGCCGCGCTCATTTGCGGGCTGGTAGGCATGGGCATCGGACCGGGCGACGAGGTAATCGTGCCCGGCTACACCTGGATGGCGACCGCTACCAGCGTGCTGGCGGTGGGGGCGATACCGGTTATCGCCGAGGTGGACGAGACGCTTGCCCTGGACCCTGAAGATGTGCGCCGTAAAATCACGCCGAACACGCGGGCGATGATTCCGGTTCACATGGTGGGGCGACCTGCCAATCTTCAGGCGTTGCTGGACATTGCGCGCGAACACGGCTTGATGGTGCTGGAAGATTGCTGCCAGGCGGACGGTGGCAGCTACCGGGGCAAACGGCTGGGCAGCTGGGGCGACGCGGGCGCATTCAGCTTCAACTACTTCAAGATTATCTCCTGTGGCGAAGGCGGGGCATTGACCACGAACGACCGCACCCTGTACGAGCGCGCCCTCGTGTTTCACGATGGAGGGGCAGCGTTCCGCCCCTACGCCAAAGAACTGGGCATTCCCATTTTCGTGGGCATCCAGCTGCGCGCGGACGAAGTGATGGGGGCGATATTGCGCGTGCAGCTGCGGCGGCTGGACGGTATCCTGAGTGACCTGCGCCGAATCCGTAAGCGGTTCGAAGGGGAGCTGGCGGACGTACCGGGGTTGCGCCTTGCCCCGAATAACGACCCTGAGGGCGACTGCGGGGTCGTAGTGGCTTTCCAGTTCGACTCAGAGGCAGATGCGCGAGCCTTTGCCCAGCAGGCAGATGGCTGGTTGCCTATCGACAGCGGCAAGCACGTTTATTCGAACTGGGAGCCTCTGCTGCAGAAGCGTATCCTGCACCATCCTGACATGAACCCCTTCAACCACCCGCGCAATCAGGGGTTGCGTGCCGAGTACACACCGGACATGTGCCCGCGCACGCTGGATGTTCTGAGGCGCACAGTGTTCCTCTCCCTGCATCCTGACTGGAGCGAGGACGAGGTGACGAAGCGCATCGAGGCGTGTCGAAAGGCGGTGAAGGAGGCGGCGTTGGTGTGA